The following are encoded together in the Vigna unguiculata cultivar IT97K-499-35 chromosome 2, ASM411807v1, whole genome shotgun sequence genome:
- the LOC114173535 gene encoding lysine histidine transporter-like 8 has product MAGAGEAKEIWSAPITPRTASVMGTPVVASPPVSCPPSQLHSPSLTRSPLLHPENGEAPRPKTKTPRTPRTPRTPLRLSNLTPRFITPLGSPVRKALRFTKLDPQDAWLPITESRNGNKYYAAFHTLCSGIGTQALVLPVALTVLGWTWGIISLTLAFIWQLYTLWLLVNLHESVEQGVRYCRYLQLCGATFGEKLGKLLALFPILYLSAGTCTTLIIIGGSTARTFYEVVCGDSCTAKPMTTVEWYLVFTCAAVVLSQLPNLNSIAGISLIGAVTAVGYCTSIWITSVAQGALAGVNYDPIRGGSSVENAFSVLNALGIVAFAFRGHNLILEIQSTMPSSEKHPSHVPMWKGVKVSYALIAACLFPLTIGGYWAYGQLIPSNGGMLTALYMFHSHDVSRFVLGLTSFFVVANALCSFQIYGMPAFDDMESQYTTRMKKPCPWWLRACIRVFFGFMCFFIGVAVPFLSQLAGLIGGVALPVTFAYPCFMWLKTKKPKKYSAMWGLNWFLGTLGVCLSVILVVSSLYVIIDTGVNVSFFNPQ; this is encoded by the exons ATGGCTGGTGCCGGTGAAGCTAAGGAAATATGGTCTGCACCAATAACCCCTAGAACAGCTTCAGTGATGGGAACACCTGTTGTGGCATCTCCACCTGTGTCATGTCCACCCTCTCAGCTTCATTCACCTTCTCTAACTAGGTCACCCCTTCTTCACCCAGAGAATGGAGAGGCACCACGTCCTAAAACTAAGACTCCTAGAACACCAAGAACCCCAAGAACCCCACTTAGGCTCTCTAACTTAACTCCAAGGTTCATCACCCCTTTGGGAAGCCCTGTCAGAAAAGCTCTTAGGTTCACCAAACTTGATCCTCAAGATGCTTGGCTTCCAATCACTGAGTCCAGAAATGGTAACAAGTATTATGCTGCTTTTCATACCCTTTGTTCTGGAATTGGAACTCAGGCTCTTGTTCTCCCTGTTGCCTTAACTGTTCTTGGATG GACATGGGGTATCATAAGTTTGACTCTGGCTTTCATTTGGCAACTTTACACCTTATGGCTTCTGGTCAATCTTCACGAGTCAGTGGAGCAAGGTGTACGCTACTGTCGATACCTTCAACTTTGTGGTGCTACCTTTG GGGAGAAACTAGGGAAATTGCTAGCACTGTTTCCAATATTGTACCTATCAGCAGGAACATGCACGACATTGATCATCATAGGAGGATCTACTGCAAGGACATTCTATGAAGTGGTGTGTGGTGATTCATGCACTGCAAAACCCATGACTACTGTGGAATGGTACTTGGTGTTTACATGTGCAGCAGTGGTGCTGTCTCAGTTGCCAAACTTGAATTCCATTGCTGGGATATCACTCATTGGAGCAGTCACTGCTGTAGGGTACTGTACCTCCATTTGGATTACCTCTGTAGCACAGGGTGCCCTAGCTGGTGTCAACTATGATCCTATAAGGGGTGGAAGCAGTGTTGAAAATGCCTTTAGTGTTCTCAATGCCTTAGGTATCGTTGCCTTTGCTTTCAGGGGCCACAATCTCATCCTTGAAATTCAG tCCACTATGCCTTCAAGTGAGAAGCACCCATCACACGTGCCAATGTGGAAAGGAGTTAAGGTTTCTTATGCCCTCATTGCAGCATGTTTGTTTCCCTTAACCATTGGTGGCTACTGGGCTTATGGCCAATTG ATTCCATCAAACGGAGGAATGTTGACAGCTCTGTACATGTTCCATTCCCATGATGTGTCAAGATTTGTGCTGGGATTGACGAGTTTCTTTGTGGTGGCGAATGCTTTGTGCTCATTTCAAATCTATGGCATGCCAGCATTTGATGACATGGAGTCACAGTACACTACAAGGATGAAGAAGCCATGTCCATGGTGGCTACGAGCATGCATTCGTGTGTTCTTTGGGTTTATGTGTTTCTTCATAGGAGTGGCTGTTCCATTTTTGTCTCAGTTGGCAGGGTTAATCGGAGGAGTGGCATTGCCGGTGACGTTCGCGTACCCTTGTTTTATGTGGCTCAAGACCAAGAAGCCAAAGAAGTACAGTGCGATGTGGGGCTTGAATTGGTTCTTGGGAACATTGGGGGTGTGTTTGAGTGTGATTTTGGTTGTATCTAGTTTGTATGTTATCATTGATACTGGTGTTAATGTCAGCTTTTTCAATCCTCAGTAG
- the LOC114173811 gene encoding protein S-acyltransferase 10 isoform X1 gives MTIARMCSPMRTWERPIDRCFRTFPCLADPGRRSSLCLKLALVTIHIIYAGVLFLFDGDLIESTKTEPWYTALYLLLFVVTLIQYFATSISSPGYVVDAMMSVHDRNVAYKKTPDTSSQSASSRNGSFVVSMEGNLLGRSLSGSSKTAWSKLVADLYPLGSSIRTWTCTYCNAEQPPRAKHCHDCDKCVLQFDHHCVWLGNCIGQGNHCKFWWYLFEETALCLWTGVLYISYLKAHITRVWWQGAILILLLITLSVCLIFLLLLLLFHSYLILTNQTTFELVRRRRIHYLRGIPERVHPFSGGVRKNLYYFCCARSSVYRFEPMPTAQEIEEKSRPYTCSDVLTCRCC, from the exons ATGACGATCGCCAGGATGTGCTCCCCTATGCGTACGTGGGAACGACCGATAGATCGTTGCTTCCGAACTTTTCCATGTCTCGCCGATCCTG GTCGAAGGTCTTCGTTGTGCTTGAAGTTGGCCTTGGTGACgattcacatcatttatgctGGCGTGCTCTTCTTGTTTGACGGGGATTTGATAGAAAGCACTAAGACGGAACCGTG GTACACTGCTTTATACTTACTGCTGTTCGTTGTTACTTTAATTCAATACTTTGCCACCTCAATTTCTTCTCCAGG CTACGTTGTTGATGCCATGATGTCTGTTCACGATAGAAATGTAGCATACAAAAAGACACCAGATACATCCAG TCAATCAGCTTCAAGCAGAAATGGTAGTTTCGTTGTTTCCATGGAGGGAAATCTATTAGGAAGAAGTCTTTCAGGAAGCAGTAAAACAGCTTGGTCAAAGTTAGTGGCGGACTTGTATCCTTTGGGATCATCAATCAG AACATGGACATGCACCTATTGCAATGCGGAGCAG CCTCCACGAGCGAAGCATTGTCATGATTGTGACAAGTGTGTTCTTCAATTTGATCATCATTGTGTTTGGCTTGGTAACTGCATTGGACAGGGCAATCACTGTAAATTTTG GTGGTACCTTTTTGAAGAGACAGCTTTGTGCCTTTGGACTGGTGTCTTGTATATTTCATACCTGAAAGCTCACATCACGAGGGTTTG GTGGCAGGGTGCAATCTTGATACTACTCTTGATCACTCTGTCAGTTTGTCTCATCTTTCTTCTCCTCCTACTGCTATTTCATAG TTATCTTATTTTAACCAATCAGACTACCTTTGAACTTGTAAGGAGAAGACGGATTCACTATCTCAG GGGAATTCCGGAAAGAGTGCATCCATTCAGTGGAGGAGTTCGAAAAAATTTATACTACTTCTGCTGTGCAAGGAGCTCCGTATACAGATTCGAACCAATGCCTACCGCTCAAGAAATAGAGGAAAAATCAAGGCCGTACACATGCTCAGATGTTTTAACATGTCGATGTTGCTAA
- the LOC114173811 gene encoding protein S-acyltransferase 10 isoform X2 — protein MTIARMCSPMRTWERPIDRCFRTFPCLADPGRRSSLCLKLALVTIHIIYAGVLFLFDGDLIESTKTEPCYVVDAMMSVHDRNVAYKKTPDTSSQSASSRNGSFVVSMEGNLLGRSLSGSSKTAWSKLVADLYPLGSSIRTWTCTYCNAEQPPRAKHCHDCDKCVLQFDHHCVWLGNCIGQGNHCKFWWYLFEETALCLWTGVLYISYLKAHITRVWWQGAILILLLITLSVCLIFLLLLLLFHSYLILTNQTTFELVRRRRIHYLRGIPERVHPFSGGVRKNLYYFCCARSSVYRFEPMPTAQEIEEKSRPYTCSDVLTCRCC, from the exons ATGACGATCGCCAGGATGTGCTCCCCTATGCGTACGTGGGAACGACCGATAGATCGTTGCTTCCGAACTTTTCCATGTCTCGCCGATCCTG GTCGAAGGTCTTCGTTGTGCTTGAAGTTGGCCTTGGTGACgattcacatcatttatgctGGCGTGCTCTTCTTGTTTGACGGGGATTTGATAGAAAGCACTAAGACGGAACCGTG CTACGTTGTTGATGCCATGATGTCTGTTCACGATAGAAATGTAGCATACAAAAAGACACCAGATACATCCAG TCAATCAGCTTCAAGCAGAAATGGTAGTTTCGTTGTTTCCATGGAGGGAAATCTATTAGGAAGAAGTCTTTCAGGAAGCAGTAAAACAGCTTGGTCAAAGTTAGTGGCGGACTTGTATCCTTTGGGATCATCAATCAG AACATGGACATGCACCTATTGCAATGCGGAGCAG CCTCCACGAGCGAAGCATTGTCATGATTGTGACAAGTGTGTTCTTCAATTTGATCATCATTGTGTTTGGCTTGGTAACTGCATTGGACAGGGCAATCACTGTAAATTTTG GTGGTACCTTTTTGAAGAGACAGCTTTGTGCCTTTGGACTGGTGTCTTGTATATTTCATACCTGAAAGCTCACATCACGAGGGTTTG GTGGCAGGGTGCAATCTTGATACTACTCTTGATCACTCTGTCAGTTTGTCTCATCTTTCTTCTCCTCCTACTGCTATTTCATAG TTATCTTATTTTAACCAATCAGACTACCTTTGAACTTGTAAGGAGAAGACGGATTCACTATCTCAG GGGAATTCCGGAAAGAGTGCATCCATTCAGTGGAGGAGTTCGAAAAAATTTATACTACTTCTGCTGTGCAAGGAGCTCCGTATACAGATTCGAACCAATGCCTACCGCTCAAGAAATAGAGGAAAAATCAAGGCCGTACACATGCTCAGATGTTTTAACATGTCGATGTTGCTAA
- the LOC114166815 gene encoding protein GDAP2 homolog: MCAPISELEQEELLEKLEVFKIKGRDKHGRKILRIIGKFFPARLITVEVLKKYLEERVFPKLGKRKFAVLYVHTDVQRSENLPGISALRSIYDAIPTNVKENLEAFYFIHPGLQARLFLATLGRFLFNAGLYGKLKYISRVDFLWEHVRRNEVEIPEFVFDHDEDLEYRPMMDYGLESDHARLYGGAPTMDSPVTTYSMRCIS; the protein is encoded by the exons ATGTGCGCGCCCATATCAGAACTCGAACAGGAAGAACTGCTCGAAAAACTAGAGGTTTTCAAGATCAAAGGCCGTGACAAGCATGGCCGCAAGATCCTTCGCATTATCGGAAAATTCTTCCCAG CGCGGTTGATCACTGTTGAGGTGCTGAAGAAGTACCTGGAAGAGAGGGTTTTTCCAAAGTTAGGGAAGAGAAAATTTGCCGTGCTCTATGTGCACACCGACGTGCAGAGAAGCGAGAATCTGCCCGGAATATCTGCTCTCCGGTCAATCTACGACGCAATTCCGACCAACGTGAAGGAGAATCTCGAAGCTTTCTATTTTATTCACCCGGGCTTACAGGCACGTCTTTTCCTTGCCACCTTGGGCCGCTTCCTCTTCAACGCTGG GCTGTATGGAAAGTTGAAGTACATTAGCAGGGTTGATTTTCTATGGGAGCACGTGAGGAGGAACGAGGTAGAGATTCCGGAATTTGTGTTTGATCATGACGAGGATCTGGAATACCGTCCGATGATGGATTACGGGTTAGAGAGTGATCACGCTAGATTGTACGGTGGTGCTCCCACAATGGATTCACCAGTCACCACCTATTCCATGAGGTGCATCTCATAG
- the LOC114173487 gene encoding thiol-disulfide oxidoreductase LTO1: MATTFAFAAPSLSSSSRAFVRRAPIPYHRSPNHLRLPPLKCSSSEPETAMSPADWTHKLIARAAGLGFLETSYLTYLKLTGGDAFCPVGGGTCSDVLNSDYAIVFGIPLPLIGMAAYGLVAALGLQLASNKLRFGISKSTAQAVLLGATTSMAAASAYFLYTLITRFSDSSCSYCLLSAFLSFTLFFVTLKDLGLQEVSKTLGLQLLVASIVILTLNTSYNSSKSGSSSLAEIELPYYATEITTPSSPFALSLARHLHSIGAKMYGAFWCSHCQEQKQMFGREAAKELDYVECFPEGYRTGTKMIKACIDAKLDGFPTWIINGQVLSGEQELSELAQVSGYNESVQPS; the protein is encoded by the exons ATGGCTACTACCTTCGCCTTCGCCGCGCCGTCGCTATCCTCATCTTCTCGCGCTTTCGTTCGCCGCGCTCCGATTCCCTACCACCGTTCTCCCAATCACCTCAGGTTGCCGCCTCTCAAATGCTCCTCTTCCGAGCCGGAAACCGCCATGTCTCCCGCCGACTGGACTCACAAGTTGATCGCCAGGGCTGCCGGACTCGGATTCCTCGAAACCTCCTACCTCACTTACCTTAAGCTCACCGGCGGCGACGCCTTTTGTCCCGTCGGCGGTGGCACCTGCTCCGACGTACTCAACAGTGATTACGCAATTGTTTTCG GTATTCCTCTTCCGTTGATTGGGATGGCTGCGTATGGCTTGGTTGCTGCGCTAGGTCTTCAATTGGCTTCGAATAAGTTGCGTTTTGGGATTAGCAAATCGACTGCACAAGCAGTGTTGCTTGGAGCCACGACCTCTATGGCAGCTGCTAGTGCGTATTTTTTGTACACTCTAATTACGAGATTCTCTGATTCCTCTTGCTCCTACTGCTTACTTTCGGCTTTCTTGTCCTTCACCTTATTTTTTGTTACACTCAAG GACCTTGGATTACAAGAGGTGTCTAAAACACTGGGCCTACAACTGCTTGTTGCTAGCATAGTTATTCTCACGCTGAACACCTCGTATAACAGTTCTAAGTCTGGATCCTCAAG CCTGGCTGAAATTGAACTTCCATATTATGCAACTGAGATTACAACTCCGTCAAGCCCTTTTGCGCTATCTCTTGCAAGGCACTTGCATTCCATAGGAGCTAAAATGTATGGTGCTTTCTGGTGTTCACATTGTCAGGAACAAAAACAG ATGTTTGGGCGTGAGGCCGCCAAGGAGTTGGATTACGTGGAATGCTTTCCCGAAGGATATCGTACAGGAACTAAAATGATCAAGGCATGCATAGACGCCAAACTTGACGGTTTCCCTACGTGGATTATTAATGGCCAG GTTCTAAGTGGTGAGCAAGAATTGTCGGAGCTGGCTCAAGTGTCTGGTTATAACGAATCTGTTCAACCTAGTTAA
- the LOC114173488 gene encoding thiosulfate sulfurtransferase 16, chloroplastic-like: MTTTTTTTTFDVSAACFRVPPRFSRNPCHTRFSVLNSLNPHRGRISVNVPPKFPNFRREVALKGDLEAVVPTSVPVRVAYELLLAGHRYLDVRTPEEFDEGHVPGAINIPYMFRVGSGMTKNSNFIREVSSHFRKDDEIIVGCQLGKRSIMAASDLLAAGFTGLTDMAGGFAAWTQNGLPTER; encoded by the exons ATGACGACGACGACGACAACAACCACCTTTGATGTCTCCGCCGCTTGTTTCCGTGTTCCTCCTCGTTTCTCACGCAATCCATGCCACACCAG GTTTTCAGTTCTGAACTCCTTGAATCCTCACAGGGGACGGATAAGCGTGAACGTTCCACCCAAGTTTCCAAACTTCCG GAGGGAAGTTGCACTGAAGGGGGATTTGGAGGCTGTTGTTCCAACTTCTGTGCCTGTGCGTGTAGCGTATGAACTTCTTCTAGCTGGTCATCGATATTTAGATGTGAG GACCCCAGAAGAGTTTGATGAAGGGCACGTTCCTGGCGCAATTAATATTCCTTATATGTTCAGAGTTGGATCAG GGATGACGAAGAACAGCAACTTCATTAGAGAGGTGTCCTCACATTTTAGAAAAGATGATGAAATTATAGTT GGGTGCCAGCTTGGTAAAAGATCTATCATGGCTGCGAGTGACTTGCTAGCTGCT GGGTTCACAGGACTCACAGACATGGCTGGTGGCTTTGCAGCTTGGACACAAAATGGACTTCCAACAGAACGATGA
- the LOC114173010 gene encoding serine/threonine-protein kinase STY17 isoform X2: MVIEHDIESCGSRAVQLSHANHPRHHRQKLEVYNEVLRRIQDSDCEEAHVPGFDDQLWLHFNRLPARYALDVNVERAEDVLAHKRLLKLAEDPASRPAFQVRLVQVYPFGGANYTDSTHSDPSEIEDAQSSLNYSLKQGIHPPPTFGSSSNLEALALQTTKNNIEDGGSAMSVTPYFHRPMHEITFSTVDKPKLLSQLTSILGEMGLNIQEAHAFSTTDGFSLDVFVVEGWPNEETEELKGVLEKEIYKEQNMSNQGIHCAANDHYQPRIEQSPHCIQIPTDGADVWELDTNQLKYENKVGSGSFGDLYRGTYCSQDVAIKVLKPERISTDMLKEFAQEVYIMRKIRHKNVVQFIGACTRPPNLCIVTEFMSRGSLYDFLHKQRGVFKLPSLLKVAIDVSKGMNYLHQNNIIHRDLKTANLLMDENEVVKVADFGVARVQTQSGVMTAETGTYRWMAPEVIEHKPYDQKADVFSFGIALWELLTGELPYSCLTPLQAAVGVVQKGLRPTIPKTTHPRLSELLQRCWQQDPTLRPDFSEIIEILQHIAKEVNDHKDKSSSHGFLSALRRVHH; encoded by the exons ATGGTGATCGAGCATGACATTGAGAGCTGCGGGAGCAGAGCGGTGCAGTTGTCGCATGCTAACCACCCTCGACACCACCGCCAGAAACTGGAGGTGTACAATGAGGTGTTGCGGCGGATTCAGGATTCCGATTGCGAGGAGGCGCACGTTCCCGGCTTCGATGATCAGCTATGGCTACACTTCAATCGACTTCCTGCTAG GTACGCGTTGGATGTAAATGTTGAGAGGGCAGAAGATGTTTTGGCTCATAAAAGATTGCTCAAGTTGGCGGAGGATCCCGCATCTCGACCTGCATTTCAAGTTCGGTTAGTACAG GTATATCCTTTTGGTGGTGCAAATTATACTGATTCCACACATTCAGATCCTTCTGAAATAGAGGATGCACAGAGTTCTCTTAACTATTCTTTAAAGCAGGG AATTCATCCACCACCCACATTTGGTTCATCCTCTAATCTTGAAGCTCTTGCTCTTCAAACAACCAAAAATAACATTGAAGATGGGGGAAGTGCTATGAGTGTAACACCATATTTTCACAG GCCCATGCACGAGATTACCTTTTCAACAGTTGACAAGCCTAAACTCCTTAGTCAG TTAACATCAATACTTGGTGAGATGGGACTGAATATTCAAGAAGCTCATGCATTCTCCACTACTGATGGATTTTCTCTGGATGTCTTTGTTGTTGAGGGATGGCCCAATGAG GAAACTGAGGAGCTGAAAGGTGTGTTAGAAAAGGAAATTTACAAG GAGCAGAATATGTCAAATCAGGGCATACATTGTGCTGCCAATGATCATTACCAGCCAAGGATAGAGCAATCCCCTCACTGCATTCAAATACCAACGGATGGAGCTGATGTCTGGGAACTTGATACCAACCAGctgaaatatgaaaacaaagttGGCTCTGGGTCATTTGGTGACTT GTACAGAGGTACATATTGCAGTCAAGATGTTGCTATCAAAGTTCTCAAGCCTGAGCGCATAAGTACAGATATGCTGAAGGAGTTTGCACAAGAAGTTTATATCATGAG GAAGATTCGACACAAGAATGTTGTTCAGTTCATCGGCGCATGTACCAGGCCCCCGAATCTTTGTATTGTTACGG AGTTTATGTCTAGGGGAAGCTTATATGACTTTCTGCACAAACAAAGAGGTGTATTTAAGCTTCCATCTTTGCTAAAAGTAGCAATTGATGTTTCCAAGGGAATGAACTATTTgcaccaaaataatataattcacAGGGACCTCAAGACTGCCAATCTTCTGATGGATGAAAATGAA GTGGTAAAGGTTGCTGATTTTGGGGTTGCTAGAGTGCAAACTCAGTCTGGTGTGATGACAGCTGAAACTGGAACATACCGTTGGATGGCTCCTGAG GTCATTGAACACAAACCATATGACCAGAAGGCAGATGTTTTCAGTTTTGGAATAGCTCTCTGGGAGCTTTTAACTGGAGAA CTACCCTACTCTTGCTTGACCCCATTACAAGCAGCAGTCGGCGTTGTGCAGaag GGCCTAAGGCCTACAATTCCAAAAACAACACACCCAAGACTTTCTGAACTGCTACAGCGCTGCTGGCAACAAGATCCGACTCTCAGACCAGATTTCTCTGAAATAATAGAAATTCTTCAGCACATAGCAAAAGAG GTCAATGATCACAAGGATAAATCATCATCCCATGGCTTTCTCTCAGCTCTTAGACGGGTCCATCACTGA
- the LOC114173010 gene encoding serine/threonine-protein kinase STY17 isoform X1: MVIEHDIESCGSRAVQLSHANHPRHHRQKLEVYNEVLRRIQDSDCEEAHVPGFDDQLWLHFNRLPARYALDVNVERAEDVLAHKRLLKLAEDPASRPAFQVRLVQVYPFGGANYTDSTHSDPSEIEDAQSSLNYSLKQGIHPPPTFGSSSNLEALALQTTKNNIEDGGSAMSVTPYFHRPMHEITFSTVDKPKLLSQLTSILGEMGLNIQEAHAFSTTDGFSLDVFVVEGWPNEETEELKGVLEKEIYKVKEQNMSNQGIHCAANDHYQPRIEQSPHCIQIPTDGADVWELDTNQLKYENKVGSGSFGDLYRGTYCSQDVAIKVLKPERISTDMLKEFAQEVYIMRKIRHKNVVQFIGACTRPPNLCIVTEFMSRGSLYDFLHKQRGVFKLPSLLKVAIDVSKGMNYLHQNNIIHRDLKTANLLMDENEVVKVADFGVARVQTQSGVMTAETGTYRWMAPEVIEHKPYDQKADVFSFGIALWELLTGELPYSCLTPLQAAVGVVQKGLRPTIPKTTHPRLSELLQRCWQQDPTLRPDFSEIIEILQHIAKEVNDHKDKSSSHGFLSALRRVHH, from the exons ATGGTGATCGAGCATGACATTGAGAGCTGCGGGAGCAGAGCGGTGCAGTTGTCGCATGCTAACCACCCTCGACACCACCGCCAGAAACTGGAGGTGTACAATGAGGTGTTGCGGCGGATTCAGGATTCCGATTGCGAGGAGGCGCACGTTCCCGGCTTCGATGATCAGCTATGGCTACACTTCAATCGACTTCCTGCTAG GTACGCGTTGGATGTAAATGTTGAGAGGGCAGAAGATGTTTTGGCTCATAAAAGATTGCTCAAGTTGGCGGAGGATCCCGCATCTCGACCTGCATTTCAAGTTCGGTTAGTACAG GTATATCCTTTTGGTGGTGCAAATTATACTGATTCCACACATTCAGATCCTTCTGAAATAGAGGATGCACAGAGTTCTCTTAACTATTCTTTAAAGCAGGG AATTCATCCACCACCCACATTTGGTTCATCCTCTAATCTTGAAGCTCTTGCTCTTCAAACAACCAAAAATAACATTGAAGATGGGGGAAGTGCTATGAGTGTAACACCATATTTTCACAG GCCCATGCACGAGATTACCTTTTCAACAGTTGACAAGCCTAAACTCCTTAGTCAG TTAACATCAATACTTGGTGAGATGGGACTGAATATTCAAGAAGCTCATGCATTCTCCACTACTGATGGATTTTCTCTGGATGTCTTTGTTGTTGAGGGATGGCCCAATGAG GAAACTGAGGAGCTGAAAGGTGTGTTAGAAAAGGAAATTTACAAGGTTAAG GAGCAGAATATGTCAAATCAGGGCATACATTGTGCTGCCAATGATCATTACCAGCCAAGGATAGAGCAATCCCCTCACTGCATTCAAATACCAACGGATGGAGCTGATGTCTGGGAACTTGATACCAACCAGctgaaatatgaaaacaaagttGGCTCTGGGTCATTTGGTGACTT GTACAGAGGTACATATTGCAGTCAAGATGTTGCTATCAAAGTTCTCAAGCCTGAGCGCATAAGTACAGATATGCTGAAGGAGTTTGCACAAGAAGTTTATATCATGAG GAAGATTCGACACAAGAATGTTGTTCAGTTCATCGGCGCATGTACCAGGCCCCCGAATCTTTGTATTGTTACGG AGTTTATGTCTAGGGGAAGCTTATATGACTTTCTGCACAAACAAAGAGGTGTATTTAAGCTTCCATCTTTGCTAAAAGTAGCAATTGATGTTTCCAAGGGAATGAACTATTTgcaccaaaataatataattcacAGGGACCTCAAGACTGCCAATCTTCTGATGGATGAAAATGAA GTGGTAAAGGTTGCTGATTTTGGGGTTGCTAGAGTGCAAACTCAGTCTGGTGTGATGACAGCTGAAACTGGAACATACCGTTGGATGGCTCCTGAG GTCATTGAACACAAACCATATGACCAGAAGGCAGATGTTTTCAGTTTTGGAATAGCTCTCTGGGAGCTTTTAACTGGAGAA CTACCCTACTCTTGCTTGACCCCATTACAAGCAGCAGTCGGCGTTGTGCAGaag GGCCTAAGGCCTACAATTCCAAAAACAACACACCCAAGACTTTCTGAACTGCTACAGCGCTGCTGGCAACAAGATCCGACTCTCAGACCAGATTTCTCTGAAATAATAGAAATTCTTCAGCACATAGCAAAAGAG GTCAATGATCACAAGGATAAATCATCATCCCATGGCTTTCTCTCAGCTCTTAGACGGGTCCATCACTGA